The stretch of DNA aataaaatgaacctttgaacatattcccattctggcatgtcggttcatggcatcctctactgccacaatgaggccactatcaagttggaggagcaacaagtCATATTCTAtctaggtagcctctaacctCATCCCCCCTCtagctcccttcttaccttttctcttctcctcatctgcctttcatctccccctggtgtgccccctccttccctttctcccatgctccacttTCTTATCagactccttctctaccacctgtcaccttcattccccctcccccacccacctggcttcacctatcatctttgagcttgtactccttcccctccaccccccccccccatcccaccctcttgttctggcatcttctcccttcctttccagtcctgatgaaggagcccaaaacattgatggtttattcatttccgcagatactgcctaacctgctctggatttccagcatttgcagaatctctcgaGTTTCAGATTATTCACATTTTCCAACACTAGTGTTGAAGTAACTAGTCTTTAATATATTATTCTCAATAATACTAGAAAAGAACACAGATGACGAATAATACAGGCACTGCAATCTTCATCTCACAGACTAAGGGATTTCAAGTTACTTTCTACTGAGAGACCTAAAATCAGACTTGTGTGTTGTATGTGAAATAAAAATTGTATCAAATGATAGGTTGTTTGAGATTTATGAACTTGACTTAATAGTGTATACACTCCAATTTTAATCTTAAGTGAATTTCCATTTCCTCTGAGCCACAAATAAGGCAAAACACGAGTGTCTGGATGTACCTTGCGCAATGAAGTCACAGCCCTTCAAGGAAGCTCTGTAATTAAAAGCCTTTTAGGTCAATGGGATTACAGCTGAACTCATCTTCAATCGAAATAGGCTATTCCAGATCTCATGTGTGTTCACTATATTTCATTTTGATCATAACTAATCCCTACCTCAAGTTTGACAGTCTAAAGTCCATTCAGCAGCTACCAGTTATTATCTAATAAATGCTTGCAGGTATTAAACTTGATCTTTCATTAGTTAACTCTGGTCTTTAAATTATAACATCAGGTCCAATTTTTAATTCAAAGCAAATCTGTTTAATCAGAAGGAAACATGAACTTGATGAACAGTAATACAACAAAATATCTACAGTTGACAATCTTCTAAATGAATTAAAAATTCTACCTTGCCCCAGCGCTAAATATCACTGCTCCATGAATTAAACATGTGTGttgtaaataaatttgaattcCACATTAATCCTTTCTGAGCAAAACAGATCGATTTCTTTTTGAGCTTTTCAACACTTTCTTCACAAGATTTTCCATTACATCCAATTTGTTTTTTCAGAATAacaattttattttgaatttccATGTTGGTTTTCATTCAATAGGTGcatttactgtcagagaaatggatacaatatgcatcctgaaatcctcctcctttgcaaacatccatggaaacagaggagtgccccaaagaatgaatgacagttaaatgttagaacccaaatcccccccccagctccccccgcCCACACATCAACAGTaaagcaacaacatctcctcacccaccgagcactcaaacatgcagcaaagcttcaataaagacacagatttgcaataccccaaagactactcgttcagcataccacaggctttctctccctaataagcaaaaaagaggtgtccctgtttctatCGGTAATATGGTTCTGATCACGAGAAACTAATACCAGGCCAATCTAAAAATATTCTCTTTGAATTCTTTCTTTTTTATCTTTGTACATTATTATTAAATAACCAAAAATCTATAAATCAGGTGCCTAGTTGTTATTCCAAACTCATGGCAATTTAGTACCCTTCAGTCCTGACCCCACAACCTTtgtaacttcctccttttctccagGATTCTGATCTGAACTTCATTGCCAATATACCAGGTCTGCAAGttcacagcacacacaaaatgaactATAATTATACCCCAAGGCTACTTCAACAGGCTTGTCAAACCTGTGATCTTTACTAAGAACAAGGTCACAAGGACATCATCACTTTGCTAGACCATTTCAAAACACATTTAAAAGTGAACCACCATATGTCCTAAGAGCAGATGTTTAAACAGATAAGAGCTAGGTGCGCGTTTGAAAGAATTAAAATATAGAAAGCTCCTATGGGATTTGATAGGGTGGATATAGGATTGAAATTCCTGATATGTGGGTAGGAAGAAGCAGGAGTCATCATCTCAGACAGCATAGAGGTTAAGTTTATTCAATACAGAGCTCACCAGGTGTTTAAATATTAAGGGATATGAAGTTAGTGGAGCAAAGTTAAAAGATTTTAATGATAAAGAGAGCAGCTATAAAGGATTAAAATGCCAACTCCTGCTTCCATGAGAATATAAGAAAAAGGAGCAGGATGAGGTCTTCTGAGCTTTCAAACTTGCTCCGTTATTCACGAAGATCACAGTTGGTGTCTTACTTCAGCAGAGTGGATTGTAGTGATCTTTGTTATATCATAAATAAAATTGATAGTCTGCCCTCCAACTACTCAGAGATCCAGATGGTTCAACATCTGGCTCATCAGGTGATGTTGCTGtgctcctccccaactcccccattCCCCACGTTCCCTTCCTgctcactggggccctggttccaACACTCCTTTGAAACAAGGAGGCACAAAAGACTGGAAATACTGGGATCTGGAccaacaatatgctggaggaacacaacaggttGAGCAGCACCTGTGGGGATAATAGAATTGAGTCCAGAGGCAGAGTTTCAAGTGAAGATGGTGACAATTTTTTTTCACCCCAGAGATGCTGTTcaatccactgagttccttcagcagactgGTTGTTGCTCCCTTCAAAATTACTAGGTTCATTAGAACATTTATCGTTCTAATATGTAACATATTAAAAAGCACTGATCGTGTTCGTTGGAACAATGTCCAATACACCAGAAAAACTGCCACTCAAAGTCACATGAGTATCAGATTGTCAGAGTTTTACTGTAACTATGAATACCCAAAAGCTTTATGAGGAACTGGAACCATCAATATCAAAGACAAGGTCTTGAGACAAGAGCCACCCTATAGCCTGATCCTCATTTACGTCATCAGAACAGAACTAAATTTTGTGATAGCGGCCCATAGAACCATCTGAGACATGACATAAGGATGGGAGATAGCAAGGTACAATTAAGCACTAACCTAATTAAGAATTTATAACAGGTTATATGCCAGGAAAATAATATTCTTTGACAAAGGTCAAGAAGTCAGTGCTATAGTAGTGGCACAGTTAATGGTGCTGCTATCTCACATCTCCAGTCATCCAGTTTCAACACTGATCTCTGGTGCTGTGTGAAATTTtcacattccccctgtgaccctGTGCATTTCCTCTAGGTTCTCTACTTTCCTCACATATcccacagacgtgtgggttgatAAGTTAATTGTCACTATAAATTGCCTCTAGTCCATGAGCAGCAGAATCTCAGGAGGTGGGGATCACATAAATTTAGTGTAATGTAGATTTAGTGTAAATAGGTGCTTGATGGTCCCCTCAGAGAGTAGGCTGAATAATTTTCTCTATTCAGAAAGCCCTCGCTTTCCGgttttgattttatatatatatatatatatgtgttgagaggatcagagttggggacactgatgattttgtaattttctttatagatactataaacagcccatttatttttttaaatattttttttctccttcctttttttcttaatagttagtttagtttttcttagggtattaatttttttttctttttctcttttctgttttttttcaacatGAATTACCGGGTACTTAGTTTTTTTTGTCTCGTTTATATATTtatatcattcatgatttgggaagacaacTATAATGTACTTATTGCTTATGTATcgttttatgttcattttaattttgtaagtttgtaatcccattatctatgtactaatcttatcatgttaATATTaataaagattgaaaaagaaagccCTTATGTTCATTTCCAAAACACTGCTTAGcatagatgattttttttttaaagttttctctTGACAGAAGGTTACATTTTTCTTCACTTCATAGAAAATGAAAGTCATATATAATGACATACTTTCTAGTTTAGCTTTTAGTTTGTCATGTCTGTTTCAGTGTACTGTAAAATTCACTGTTGTGAAGAACAAAAATGAAAATGTTTATAGCATAATACTGTTAAGTTTGTTACTTCCAATAGTTAAAAATGATCACACAAAAAATACACTAATCTCTAATCATTTGTCACATACCAGTGCCTGTCATCTAGTTGAACAAATAAAATTGTCCATGCTGGCTAGAATAGGAGATACCAATTTCTGATCTGAGCTACAATGAAGCATGGATAGAGAGGAGACTGTAACTAAGACCTACTGTACACTTATGAATCAGGCAATATGAATTTGAAGTGATACAAAATTTTATTCCATGTATTCATTGAACAGTTGAGCAGAACTGGAGAACCTTATCGTTAAGAACACTGTCATAAAGTAGCACCAATATGAAAGCAAAAACAGTTCCAATAGGAAACTAACCTTTGACCTAGCAATACACGACACAATATTTTTGGGAAATTGGTTTAAGAAAATGTATTGAACATGCTGCATCACAAATAAGATTTTTTATGGTGTAATATAATTTAAAACAACAGTATGGTTCAATAGTTATTTCAGTCTGGGTTCTATTTTTGCGGAGGGTCCCAAATGAACAGAAAATTGAAGGCATGCCCTACTTTTCTACATCCATTTCCTGTAGTCTTTAGTAAGAGCAGAGCAGAAGTCATCTTCCTGGAGGTTAAAGGCTGTTGCATCAGAAAAGGGGAACAAAAACCCATCTACCATAAATTTTAAAGGAAATTGTTAATCCACAAATGATAAATATTCTCTCACAAACTAAGAATTTGAACAGCAAAATTTTGTTAATTGCATCCAGTCACAGGAGAGACACAAATATGACtgtaaataaaaatatttatttttccttCCCTTAGAGGGTCCAACCATAACACTACTATGCtgcacaattaaataaaattgATGTTGGGCATCTCTTTAATATGTGTTCTCCTCCAAAATAAAAGCATCATTTCTACTCTTCACATTTATCATACACTAACAGAAAGATGGAGTGTAGATGAAAAGCATTTTAACCCTACACTTCCAGCATTCCTACGCAATAAAATTGCTTACCAACTGTGTAACTAAACAGTGGTTTTGTTTCTGTTCAATCCAGATTTTAACCAAAGAGTAAAAGTACCAAATCAGACCTCAAATAGAACTTTAAAccttaaacacaaagtgcacttcagatgctgtgatcaaatcaagatgtacaaaaatgctggatgaactcagcaggttgggcagcatccgttgaaaggagcagtcaacgtttcaggtcaatagacaataggtgcagaagtagaccattcggcccttcaagcctgcactgccattctgagatcatggctgatcatctactatcaatacccggttcctgccttgtccccatatcccttgattcccctatccataagatacctatctagctccttcttgaaagcatccagagaattggcctccactgccttccgaggcagtgcattccagacccccacaactctctgggagaagtttttccttaactctgtcctaaatgacctaccccttattctcaaaccatgccctctggtactggactctcccagcatctggaacgtatttcctgcctctatcttgtccaatcccttaataatcttacatgttgcaatcagatcccctctcaatctccttaattccagcgtgtacaagcccagtctctctaacctctctgcgtaagacagtccggacatcccaggaattaacctcgttgATGCACCagcaataactcactctgagatgtaaaggcgagatatcggcttttatagactggaagaaggaacaagcagtggttgaccaccatactacatcctggagactgagaggccaggctcaggcctcaatcgcctttataccggggtctgtgggaggagccacaggagcagtcagcaaggggtgtgtccagacaggtatatgtagttcaccacactcgtgaatctacgctgcacttcctctatagccaggaagtcgagacccttcgtcaggactaaagaaggagggggcaggggccctataaagaaggtgataggcagctagaagaggagacagagtgaaggtgggatgggggaagggagagggagggaattactggaagttggagaattcacttgagtctgttggggtaatctgttGCATAAGgcgctcccagtgcggcctcctctacatcagcgagacccaacgcagattgggggaccgcttcgtcgagcacctacgctccgtccgccacaacagacaggatctcctggttgccactcacttcaactctccttcacattcccattcggatatgtccatacatggcctcctctactgccatgatgaggccaaacttcggttggagcaacaacatctcatctaccgtctgggtagtctccagccccttggtatgaacattgaattccccaacttccggtaattccctccctctccctttccccatcccaccttcactctgtctcctcttctagctgcctatcacctctcatgactctgccttcttctactacccatagtgctttcccctgagattccttcttcacctctcctgcctatcccctccctgcttcccctcccccaccccttgatctttcctctgattggttttccaccctccccccaccttctttatagggccctgccccctccttctttagtcctgatgaagggtctcgacctgaaacattgactgctcctttcaatggatgctgcccgacctgctgagttcatccagcttttttgtatgaaCTTTAAACCTtagtgggtgtgtgagtggttaCTCTGGCTGTCTCCCCAGGTGAAAATAGGAGTATGCACAAGAAGAAGAGATGTGTTTAAAATAAAACTCCCTATGGGGCCAAAAGAAACTGGAAGACTTTTAAAGACCATAAAAGAAAATGTGAGGTCTACCTTGCTGTAGTGTAGACTGTCCACTCTCTCAACAGATCAGGCTGAACCTCCAGGGTACCTTAAAACTTCCACTGCCACCCATCACCTAAATAGCCCTTTCCATCTGATTCACACAGTCAACTGAAAGGACTGATGTTAAAATCACATGTAGTGCTCAGCCTATTCCCTTGCTCAATTAAACTCCAAATTAAAATTACCCCTTAGGAATGGAGAAATGGGCCCATTTTTCCTAATATTGAAGAACTGATATGACATAATGAGTTTTAACCTGTAATGATTTTTTTAAGAACTTTCATGAACTCTGCTCATTTCCTCAGCACAATAAACAAAATGGAGCTACTGAAGTTAAACATATGTTTTTCCTTTAAAAAACAGGTAAATTGTAATACTGTATAAATAGTGGTTGAATTGGCTTTTTTCTTGCATTTGAGAAAAACACAATTTATGGTTCATACAAATTAATGGGCTTCACAAAACAAAACTTAAAACACAAACTATTGACCAATTGAATTATAGGACATTAATTCAGGGTCAGGTTACAATTCTTCTTTGCGTTTCACTATGAGTTGTCTCACTAGCGATACAATTTGGGGCTTTATTTCTACAACTGAAACAGTAGGTGGCCAAGCATTGACCACCTTACCATTTGGATCCACAagatacttccagaaattccagtctgGTTCCTTACCAATGGAGTCTACAAAGGAATGAAGAAAAACAAATAGTTTTTAGGTATACAGACTTCAATTTACTTTACCTTGATTGTTCAGCTATACTCTACCCTGGCTTGCAAAAGCATACTTAATGTAGGACACATATCAGTGCATTTCACAAAACCATCAGGATGTGCAGGAAAATTACCGAGGGGTGTTAGAAATTTGAATTTGTTCCCTGACTGCACTTACAATAAGCAATCAAAATCATGAGGATGTTTTTTAAGATAGTCTTTTAAGGAGCAAAGAGAGAGAGTGGCAGTAAAGTTTAGGAAGGGCATTTCAGAGCCAAAGATATGACTGTTTAGGGCACACTTTAAATAGAGGAAGGATTAAACTTGGAAAAGCAAGACAGCTGAATTGGAGAGGTTATAGGCTTGTGCATCAGAAGGGTTCTGACAGAGCAAGAGCTGAGGTCGTGGAGAGATTTAGAAATAAAAACAAGAATTTTAAAATCAGTTTGTGACCTGACTGGTGACTCACTTGAGTCAAGAAACACAGAAAGGATGGTGGAATGGAAGCCAGTGAGAGGAATGAACAGATTTTGGTATGAACACTTTGCTATGATGCAGAAGGGGTTGCTTGCCAGAAGAACAGTGAAGCAGTTAGATTCTGAGGTAACTAGGGAATGGAATGTGAATGAACAGAATTTCAGCAGCAGGAACAGAGACAAGCAAATCTAGAAATAGCGATCTTGGTGATCAAGAGGCATGTGATCAGTGGAAGGCAACATGTGGTTGGCAGGATCTGTTTTGTAGATAAGCCATTCCATGGTGCATGTATGTGTCAAACATAAATTTCTTCCACTACATCTACACCCAATTTCAGATGAGGACAACTCAACCTTCGGGGAAAAATTTTCCAATTCTCACAACACTCATTCATTCTGAATGACATCAGTTTTCATTCAAtgacaggcagtccccgggttacatatgagttccgttcctgagtccgtctttaagtcggatttgtacgtaagtcgaaacaagtacatctggtattatttagcgtcagttagtcaaacatttgtcttagtatttagtatatattttacctttctatgcatataaaacacttaagaaatgtaagtattccaataattaaaccactgtgttgcttagtaataattgtagctttcatcggggcagggcctttcacatgctccattattctcactttatcctttaaaattgttctgattgttgactgactgtagcctaatgcttttccaatgaccgatggtgtttcacctctttccaaatgctttattatttccactttattttcaatcgtgatcgcttcccgtcaatggaacagaaacactgcgggtggcgggtcccgagctgcgccgactcccaaggtccgctgggtcctaaggaccaccgcactgagacaagctaaatgggacaagtggggactGTGCTGGGTTTaggtatttgatcatccacaatattctgagtgggaatttaaactggaggtgggagcgttttttttacgaggtcgagttgcgagctcgacatcaacccggcacggatggtactgGATCGACATCAATCCGGCACAGGAGCGGTCTCTCTCTGGATCGAACTCcgaaacctccgttctccagcccggcgctgatctcactgtgtcACCAGCCAGCCAgaacagtggtggggggggggggggggggggaaaggaggTCAGGgcgaatcttactaagaaaaatttaagccaaatacaaagttaaacactcaacattgtgtcaacggcaacgactttaAATGGTGGGCGGCGTCGCGATCCGAATTGaaatggcggatggcgttctccttcctcagtttgtaagtacaagttgtccgtaaatcggacgttcataactcggggactacctgtaatgTCACTTCTGTGTTGAGATTATTATATTAAATGCTGGATTTATAAAGAAAGGCAGATAATAGAGATATTAATagtctaaaataaaaataatactgtgcCCGAAATAGTCAGCAAATCTGATaacaaaagagaaagaaataaaattaaCATTTTAGCGTTGTGAGATCTTCTGAACATTTCTAGCACTCTTTTCTTTTCATTTTACATTTACAAGGCCTATATTTCCCAGGAAATACCAGAGATTCTGCATAGTTACGTACAACCATGCATGTGCGTTCCAACAAGCTCAGAATTCCCATACCAAGTCTTGATTGGTGTCAATCACTTGATTGCTGGCTTTTATTGGATTTTAGCTCTGAAATCAACATGTACTTGCTAGCCCTTAAAATTGGCTCTAGATTATTTAGCCACACATTTAAGTCAAGTACTATCTAATTAATAAGTCAGATACCAAATACTTGAGCTGCTGAATCAGGTTTACTACCTCTGGCCCAGATCAGCAAAATAATTATTCCTCAGAACTTCATAATCCTGACCACTAGGTCACCTACCTCCATTGAGTATTTGTCCCTTGCAGAAATGTTTGAATTATAAATTTGTTAAAGACAAAAATATCACCACAAATGTTTTAAAGTACTGTACATTCTTGCAGATAACCATTAAAATAGTTGTGGATGATAGATGGATTACTGGAAGTTCAGTTTGATGGCATTCAAGTGAAACAACCATTATTGATCTTTCCTCAATCTTCCATCCATCAGTTTTCCTGCTGCATGAGACGATGTTATAATATAAGCTACATAACCATGGAAGGGTAAACAAGTATACCAATATGGGTAGAGATCATACCTGCTtgggaaataataaaaaaatattttACAGTATATATGTAATTGCCTGACCTCAAAGTTTTATTGGAATAGGAAATATCATCAGCTGGAGAGTAGTCGTGCAGTAAATTCCCAAGGGGACCTGTTTCAGGAACTCAGCTTTAGCATTATTATAAATGATCTAGAATGAAGTGTAAGTCCTGGCAAAGTCTGGAGATATTACAAAAGTGAACAAAGTAGACTGTAAGCCtcaattaaaaacaaaaatatgTGAAACAAAACCAGGCCTTATAGGAACCACCATTAACAATTGAGGTGTATAGGAAAGTCttatagagagtggtgaatcttcaGAATTCTCAGTCCTAGGCTTGAGGAGGTAAATAAATGTTTGAAAGATCACGGAATTGTGAACTATAGTGTAACTAAAATGGTTTTAATTTACTAGCTGGCAACCAAGAATGTTAGCAAATGCTAAATTAAAATCATTTATAGTTACATTTTCAAGTTGATGGACATGAAAGTCACCATAAGtaacaaaaaaagaaacaaaaatactTGAAATACTTaggaggtcaagcagcatctatggggagagaaAGAACTAATAAACAGGTTTTTGATGTCATCAGAATCTTCGATCTTACATAAACATGAGAACTAGAAATGTGCTCTGCATAAAAATTATGATTATTTATAAATTACAACTTACTTTGTAATTCTTTACATTGTTCAGTGACAATGAGTCTCAAAATCACAAGAGGCAAATGGCCTCAAAGTTCTAGAAGTTGTGTGCCTGTGGAAAGGTGGGATGGGATAAGATACAGGGCATAGAAAGCTTGAGAACTATTGCTGTTACTTGATGTAACATCTAAAAAAACTTAAAACTCTATTTCAGCAAAACAAAGATGCATTTTTCAAAACTgtccaaaacaaaataaaaaaacagaaaatggtggaaacatTTGTGTTTCTCTATCCACATGTGCAGGTGATGGAATTAACCCTTCAAGTTTGAAACCCTTCATTGGAACTGAGAGAGAACACAAGTTTGTTTCACCATAAATGGATAGCGTATTAATACGCAAAGATTTTACCAAAATTCCAAATAAAAACCTTGGATAGTTCAGGATAAGTTATTAGAACATATACAAGattctagaggaactcaacaggtcaggtagcctctctagaaaggaataaacattcaatgtttcgGACATAAATCTTTCATCAGGACACTTTATTCTTTCTATGATCTTTATTCCTTTCTGCAGATCTACCTGaccttctgggggggggggggggggcggtgtgtgtgtgtgtgtgtgtgtgtgtgtgtgtgtgtgtgtgtgtgtgtgtgtgtgtgtgtgtgtgtgtgtgtgtgtgtgtgtgtgtgtgtgtgtgtgtgtgtgtgtgtgtgtgtgtgtgtgtgtgtgtgtgtgtggatttccagcatctgtggaatcttaTGTTTAGAACATACAACAGTGAGGCACAGGCACCGACCTAACAACACACAGTGCTCTGCcgaactaattaagctaatgataTCCAATGACACTCATCTCTTATGGCTACACATGATGCATATTCCTCCGATCTTTGCATTCTGACATGTATATCTAAGAGCACCAAAAATATTAAGACACTAATAGAATATTATTAGAAATTCACAAGTAAGGTTCTAATCATGTTCTCCTCAGAGAAAAGAATCAGTAATTTTTGAATATTAGAGATTGATTCTATTTTTGCTTTGTGTCTGGTTTCAAACCAAATTATGATGCATCTCATACTTACCTATCAAATATTTGAATGCTGCATTTGCTCCAGTACCTTTGACAGAAATCTTACTGAACAGCGGGAAGGAAACTCCATAGGTTTTACGAACAAACTTCTCAATGTCTTGGTCAGGTCCCGGCTCTTGATTCCCAAATTGGTTACAGGGGAATCCCAGGACGTTGAAAT from Hemitrygon akajei chromosome 12, sHemAka1.3, whole genome shotgun sequence encodes:
- the gpx7 gene encoding glutathione peroxidase 7; its protein translation is MRESASKQSNFAPALPKFSFFLLFATMFLTAAVVIFFLVLPSEEKNKDFYTFKTVNIRGKLISLEKYRGSVSLVVNVASECGFTENHYKDLQQLQRELGPMHFNVLGFPCNQFGNQEPGPDQDIEKFVRKTYGVSFPLFSKISVKGTGANAAFKYLIDSIGKEPDWNFWKYLVDPNGKVVNAWPPTVSVVEIKPQIVSLVRQLIVKRKEEL